Proteins encoded by one window of Blautia argi:
- a CDS encoding GNAT family N-acetyltransferase translates to MVRMEPAKMADFFQNTRESFLWSCKQGIMGSFYVKEAEQIRAALAVLGDFTFFDGEPDRGLVTFLPKESNPDFRILVPPDKFWGRLIEESYIGHLRKITRYRMKKKTENFDTELLKQASKLPKGYTFQDIDRAFYKRCKEEEWSRDFTAQFSDYEKFRQYGRGVLVLKNGKPVSGASSYSAWQGGIEIEVDTKKEYRRKGLAFACSARLILECLKEGFCPSWDAHTEVSLALAKKLGYELEAPYIAYEVKGVHYE, encoded by the coding sequence ATGGTACGCATGGAACCTGCAAAAATGGCAGATTTTTTTCAGAATACCCGGGAATCTTTTCTCTGGTCCTGTAAGCAGGGTATCATGGGAAGTTTTTATGTGAAAGAAGCAGAACAGATTCGGGCAGCATTGGCAGTGCTTGGAGATTTTACTTTTTTTGACGGGGAACCGGACAGAGGACTGGTCACCTTTCTGCCAAAAGAGAGCAATCCTGATTTTCGGATATTGGTTCCACCGGATAAATTTTGGGGAAGACTGATTGAGGAAAGCTATATTGGTCATCTTAGAAAAATAACCCGTTATCGTATGAAAAAGAAGACAGAGAATTTCGACACAGAGCTTTTAAAACAGGCCTCAAAGCTTCCCAAAGGGTATACTTTTCAGGATATTGACAGAGCATTTTATAAAAGGTGTAAAGAAGAGGAATGGAGCAGAGATTTCACTGCTCAATTTTCTGATTATGAGAAATTCCGACAATACGGCAGAGGTGTCCTGGTTTTGAAAAATGGCAAGCCTGTTTCCGGGGCATCGTCTTATTCTGCATGGCAGGGTGGTATTGAAATTGAAGTGGACACAAAAAAAGAATACCGCAGGAAAGGGCTGGCGTTTGCCTGTTCTGCCAGACTGATTCTGGAGTGTTTAAAAGAGGGGTTTTGCCCTTCCTGGGACGCCCATACAGAGGTTTCCCTGGCATTGGCAAAAAAGCTGGGATATGAGCTGGAAGCGCCGTATATCGCGTATGAGGTGAAAGGAGTTCACTATGAATGA
- a CDS encoding MFS transporter, which translates to MNIKKQLRNLYLYEIISGFQIVDAVWVLFLLGRGFSLTQAGLAEGFFHMVSMCCEIPSGMLSDMIGRRKTLILAGLISAAGAFCMIVTDWFWVILIAMGLNAFSYNLVSGTREALTYDSLLECGQEAGYLKVSSIQENLYLGIFALTNCMSVVTVALGYRNAYLIAVAQGILSSLVALRLCETQAGRKEKREGLTLKDMKRELKSYAEQSVNFLRGNPLACRRMLLGGLVSAGCYVIYMIMQEHLVACGLSAEWIGIPLLIISLFSMVGATLGGKTEKIKLRKLMLAGSFFVGVCIIGSSSSHLIMSVLAAGLAHGIEELLILRIESENQKLFSSEIRATLVSVSSMLYSVFMVILSPTVGWAAKEFSVAAAFTGLGIFVAGVGVVLVFWERR; encoded by the coding sequence ATGAATATCAAAAAACAACTTCGTAATTTATATCTCTATGAAATAATCAGTGGATTTCAAATTGTAGATGCAGTGTGGGTTTTATTTCTTTTGGGAAGGGGATTTTCTCTGACTCAGGCAGGGCTTGCAGAGGGATTTTTCCATATGGTCAGCATGTGCTGTGAGATTCCTAGCGGCATGCTGTCTGATATGATAGGACGGCGAAAAACTTTGATTTTAGCAGGGCTGATATCAGCGGCAGGAGCTTTCTGTATGATTGTTACAGATTGGTTTTGGGTGATTTTAATTGCTATGGGTCTGAATGCGTTTAGCTACAATCTGGTGTCAGGTACCAGGGAGGCGCTGACTTATGACAGCCTTTTGGAATGTGGGCAGGAGGCAGGCTATTTAAAGGTCTCCTCCATACAGGAAAATCTGTATCTGGGAATTTTTGCTTTGACGAATTGCATGAGTGTGGTGACAGTGGCTCTCGGATATCGGAACGCATATCTGATTGCTGTGGCGCAGGGGATTTTAAGCTCTCTGGTGGCTCTGAGGCTTTGTGAAACTCAGGCAGGAAGAAAAGAAAAACGGGAAGGGCTGACTCTGAAAGATATGAAAAGAGAGTTGAAGTCTTATGCGGAGCAGAGTGTGAATTTTTTAAGGGGAAATCCTCTGGCATGCAGGCGTATGCTTCTTGGTGGACTTGTATCTGCCGGGTGTTATGTTATCTATATGATTATGCAGGAGCATTTGGTTGCCTGCGGATTAAGCGCAGAATGGATAGGGATTCCCTTACTGATAATTTCCCTTTTCAGCATGGTGGGAGCAACTTTGGGAGGAAAAACAGAAAAAATAAAGTTGAGAAAGCTGATGCTTGCAGGCAGCTTTTTTGTAGGAGTGTGTATTATTGGGAGCAGCAGTTCCCATCTGATAATGTCTGTTCTGGCAGCAGGGCTTGCACACGGAATAGAAGAACTTCTTATACTTCGTATTGAAAGCGAGAATCAAAAGCTGTTTTCCAGTGAAATTCGTGCTACGCTGGTGTCAGTGAGCAGCATGCTGTACAGTGTTTTTATGGTTATTTTGAGCCCAACGGTAGGCTGGGCAGCAAAAGAATTTTCTGTTGCCGCAGCTTTCACAGGACTTGGAATTTTTGTAGCAGGCGTTGGGGTTGTTTTGGTTTTTTGGGAGAGGAGGTAA
- a CDS encoding ABC transporter ATP-binding protein: MNQPLLKVRDISYTYHTKAGETPALSHISFSVSPGEFIAIVGPSGCGKSTFLDMLCSLLKPADGQILLNEKPLEESAASIGYMLQKDHLFEWRTIYDNVMLGLEIQKRITPKTRTRAEQLLTDYGLDNFRQSRPSQLSGGMRQRAALIRTLALEPELLLLDEPFSALDYQTRLAVSDDIGKIIKREGKTAILVTHDISEAVSMADRVIIFSRRPAHIQKIIPIVFDIPDRSPLASRNAPEFKNYFNEIWKELNHSEKTA, from the coding sequence ATGAATCAGCCTCTTTTAAAGGTTCGGGATATCAGCTATACCTATCACACCAAAGCCGGTGAAACTCCGGCTCTTTCTCATATATCTTTTTCTGTATCTCCCGGAGAATTTATAGCGATTGTGGGGCCGTCAGGCTGTGGAAAATCCACATTTTTAGATATGCTGTGCAGCCTGTTAAAGCCCGCCGACGGACAGATTCTCCTAAACGAAAAGCCTTTGGAGGAATCTGCGGCCAGCATTGGATATATGCTGCAAAAGGACCATCTCTTTGAATGGCGTACGATTTATGACAATGTTATGCTGGGACTGGAGATTCAAAAACGAATCACACCAAAAACCAGAACCAGAGCAGAACAGCTTCTGACCGATTACGGACTGGACAATTTCAGACAGTCGCGTCCCTCTCAGCTTTCTGGAGGCATGCGGCAAAGAGCCGCCCTTATCCGCACCCTGGCCTTAGAACCGGAACTGCTGCTTCTGGACGAACCCTTTTCTGCTTTGGATTATCAAACCAGGCTGGCAGTAAGTGATGATATTGGAAAAATTATCAAACGCGAAGGAAAAACAGCCATTTTAGTCACTCATGATATTTCTGAAGCAGTCAGTATGGCAGACCGGGTAATTATCTTCAGCAGGCGTCCTGCACACATACAGAAAATCATTCCCATTGTCTTTGACATACCTGACCGGAGTCCCCTGGCTTCCAGAAATGCCCCGGAATTTAAAAATTATTTTAACGAAATATGGAAGGAGTTGAATCACAGTGAAAAGACCGCCTGA
- a CDS encoding L-cysteine desulfidase family protein: protein MDTKKKNLYDAYTAILKEELVPAMGCTEPIAIAYAAAVARETLGMLPDTVRISASGNIIKNVKSVVVPNTGGLRGIAAAAGAGIIAGKAEKKLEVLAEITREEIQELNAYLDTASFSVTGSQSGCVFDIYIEVHKGEHSAEVQIQGHHTNIVKIRKNGETLFGKDYTEENQSSGEDRSLLNVKDILSYAKEVDLKDVEEVLERQIQYNTAIAEEGLHGNWGANIGKILLQSYGNSVQNRAKAMAAAGSDARMNGCEMPVVINSGSGNQGMTASLPVIVYAEDMQVSREVLLRALLVSNLVSIHLKTGIGTLSAYCGAISAGCGAGAGITYLYGGGYEEISHTIVNALAINSGVVCDGAKASCAAKIASAVEAGVLGMKMYQFGSQFYGGDGIVAQGIEETIENVAELARDGMRETDRKIIEIMTDPR from the coding sequence ATGGACACAAAGAAAAAGAATTTATACGATGCTTATACAGCAATTTTAAAAGAAGAACTGGTACCTGCTATGGGTTGTACGGAACCCATTGCCATTGCTTATGCAGCAGCTGTGGCAAGAGAAACTCTGGGTATGCTGCCGGATACTGTAAGAATCAGCGCCAGCGGAAATATTATCAAAAATGTAAAAAGCGTTGTCGTACCCAATACAGGGGGACTCCGCGGCATTGCGGCGGCTGCGGGAGCAGGGATTATAGCGGGAAAGGCAGAAAAGAAGCTGGAGGTTCTGGCAGAAATTACCAGGGAAGAGATACAGGAATTAAACGCTTATCTGGATACCGCGTCTTTCTCTGTCACCGGTTCCCAATCCGGCTGTGTATTTGATATTTATATTGAAGTACATAAGGGAGAACACAGCGCAGAGGTGCAGATTCAGGGGCATCACACCAATATTGTAAAAATCAGAAAAAATGGGGAAACTCTTTTTGGAAAAGATTACACAGAGGAAAACCAGAGTAGCGGTGAGGACAGAAGTCTTTTAAATGTAAAGGATATTCTTTCTTATGCAAAAGAAGTGGATTTAAAAGACGTAGAGGAAGTTCTGGAAAGACAGATACAGTATAACACCGCCATTGCAGAGGAGGGACTTCATGGAAACTGGGGCGCCAATATTGGGAAAATTTTGCTGCAGTCCTATGGAAACAGTGTGCAGAACAGAGCAAAGGCAATGGCGGCAGCAGGTTCTGACGCCAGAATGAATGGCTGCGAAATGCCAGTGGTTATTAATTCCGGAAGCGGCAATCAGGGTATGACCGCTTCTCTTCCGGTCATTGTCTATGCAGAAGATATGCAGGTTTCCAGGGAAGTTTTGTTAAGAGCTCTGCTGGTTTCCAATCTGGTTTCCATACATCTGAAAACAGGAATCGGGACTCTGTCTGCTTACTGTGGGGCAATCAGCGCAGGCTGCGGTGCGGGAGCGGGAATTACATACCTTTACGGCGGCGGTTATGAAGAGATTTCCCATACCATTGTAAATGCCCTTGCCATTAATTCCGGTGTGGTATGTGACGGCGCAAAGGCAAGCTGTGCGGCAAAAATCGCTTCTGCAGTGGAGGCGGGAGTTCTGGGTATGAAAATGTATCAGTTCGGCAGTCAGTTCTACGGCGGAGATGGAATTGTGGCGCAGGGAATTGAAGAAACCATTGAAAATGTGGCAGAGCTGGCAAGAGATGGCATGCGGGAAACAGACCGGAAAATCATTGAAATTATGACGGACCCAAGATAG
- a CDS encoding ABC transporter permease subunit gives MGELIQDGTLPKHVSVTLTETLISFVLVTLLGVLCAVLLWAFPRLSAILEPYLVVLNSLPKSALAPLLIVWLGSNMKTIILAGISVAVFGAIMNLYTGFCETDPDKLKLIKTLGGTKKDALFKVILPGSVPLILSVMKVNIGLALIGIVIGEMIGSKSGLGYLIIYSSQVFQLTIMLMSIFILCMIAVLLYGIIALLERYYLKKHR, from the coding sequence ATGGGAGAACTTATACAAGACGGCACTTTGCCAAAGCACGTTTCCGTCACCTTAACAGAAACCCTGATCAGCTTTGTTCTGGTAACACTGTTAGGAGTCCTGTGCGCCGTGCTTTTGTGGGCCTTCCCCCGGCTTTCTGCCATACTGGAGCCTTATCTGGTTGTCTTAAACAGCCTCCCCAAATCTGCCCTGGCTCCCCTTTTGATCGTATGGCTGGGCAGCAATATGAAAACCATTATTCTTGCCGGAATCTCTGTAGCTGTATTCGGAGCCATTATGAATCTGTATACAGGCTTTTGTGAAACAGACCCGGATAAATTAAAGCTGATCAAGACTCTGGGCGGGACAAAAAAAGACGCGCTTTTTAAGGTCATTCTTCCAGGGTCTGTGCCTTTGATTTTAAGTGTAATGAAGGTAAACATCGGACTTGCACTGATTGGAATTGTCATTGGGGAAATGATTGGAAGCAAAAGCGGACTTGGATATTTGATTATTTACTCCAGCCAGGTTTTCCAGCTTACTATCATGCTCATGTCCATTTTTATTCTGTGCATGATTGCTGTTCTGCTGTATGGCATAATTGCCTTGCTGGAAAGGTATTATTTAAAAAAACACCGATAA
- a CDS encoding MFS transporter, translating to MVSLLLAIIYLAFISLGLPDSLLGSGWPVMHRELAVPISYAGMISMIISGGTIVSSLMSDRLTRRLGTGVVTVGSVFLTAAGLFGFSMSGSFWLLCVCAVPYGLGAGAIDAALNNFVALHYNSRQMSWLHCFWGVGASISPYIMGYALGEGLGWRSGYRMISVIQIVLTVVLFLSLPLWKCKTGEVSEKQHQREHLSLAKAVKIKGVALVLVTFFSYCAFESTCGLWISSYFADYRGMEKELAASFAAFFFLGITFGRFVTGFFADKVGDRGMIRLGFLTALAGVGLLMLPYPNPAWAFPGLLIVGIGAAPVYPAIIHSTPDNFGKENSQAIIGIQMASAYVGSTFMPPVFGLLAEHVSIALYPFYLAVFLIFGLVMSEKLNRTMKKEKDLHL from the coding sequence ATGGTTTCACTTTTACTTGCAATTATTTATCTGGCGTTTATCAGCCTGGGGCTGCCGGATTCTCTGCTTGGCTCCGGGTGGCCGGTGATGCACAGAGAACTGGCAGTGCCCATTTCTTATGCGGGAATGATTTCCATGATTATTTCCGGAGGAACGATTGTTTCAAGCTTGATGTCAGACAGACTGACCCGCAGGCTGGGAACAGGAGTGGTGACCGTGGGAAGTGTATTTCTGACTGCAGCCGGCCTGTTTGGATTCTCTATGTCTGGTTCGTTCTGGCTGCTCTGTGTATGTGCAGTTCCTTACGGTCTGGGCGCAGGAGCCATTGACGCGGCGCTAAATAACTTTGTAGCCCTTCATTACAATTCCAGACAGATGAGCTGGCTTCATTGTTTCTGGGGCGTAGGCGCTTCCATAAGTCCCTATATTATGGGATATGCACTGGGAGAAGGGCTGGGCTGGAGAAGCGGATACCGCATGATATCTGTCATTCAGATTGTTCTTACGGTTGTACTGTTTTTGTCCCTTCCTCTCTGGAAATGCAAAACAGGAGAAGTTTCAGAAAAACAGCATCAAAGAGAGCATTTAAGTCTTGCAAAAGCAGTGAAAATAAAAGGTGTGGCGTTAGTGCTTGTAACCTTTTTTTCTTATTGCGCATTTGAGTCCACCTGTGGGCTTTGGATAAGCTCTTATTTTGCAGATTACAGGGGAATGGAAAAAGAACTGGCAGCGTCCTTTGCAGCCTTTTTCTTTTTGGGAATTACCTTTGGAAGGTTTGTTACCGGGTTCTTTGCAGATAAAGTAGGGGACAGGGGTATGATAAGACTGGGATTTTTGACTGCCCTGGCAGGCGTTGGATTATTGATGCTGCCGTATCCCAATCCGGCATGGGCGTTTCCGGGATTATTGATAGTCGGGATTGGAGCTGCGCCGGTATATCCGGCAATTATTCATTCTACGCCGGATAATTTCGGAAAGGAAAATTCCCAGGCAATTATTGGCATACAGATGGCAAGCGCTTATGTGGGCAGTACTTTTATGCCGCCGGTATTCGGACTTCTGGCAGAACATGTGTCCATAGCGTTGTATCCGTTTTATCTGGCAGTCTTTCTGATTTTCGGACTGGTGATGTCTGAGAAGCTGAATCGAACGATGAAAAAAGAAAAAGATTTACATTTGTAA
- a CDS encoding 2-hydroxyacid dehydrogenase: MRILFFDTKTYDKESFEKQTGNYPAIEIDYLKTDLTPKTATLAKGYDAVCAFVSSDVGSDTMDALHEAGVKLVLMRCAGFNNVDLEKAAAYGIKVMRVPGYSPEAVAEHAMALALTANRRIHKAYVKVRENDFSLGGLMGMNFYQKTAGIVGTGKIGAAMAKICRGFGMKVIAYDVYQNPELADFVEYVTLDELLASSDLISLHCPLMDNTYHLINRETIAKMKDGVILVNTSRGGLVKTDDLIEGIRARKFFGVGLDVYEEETKNVFEDRSDEILEHSTTARLLSFPNVMITSHQGFFTEEALAAICKTTLDNAVAFEKGERNGNEVEERQ, translated from the coding sequence ATGAGGATTTTATTTTTCGACACAAAAACTTATGATAAAGAGTCATTTGAAAAACAGACGGGAAACTACCCTGCCATAGAAATTGATTATCTGAAAACAGATTTAACGCCTAAGACCGCAACTTTGGCAAAGGGCTATGACGCTGTCTGCGCCTTTGTAAGTTCTGATGTGGGAAGCGATACCATGGACGCTCTTCATGAAGCAGGGGTAAAGCTGGTGCTGATGCGCTGTGCAGGCTTTAACAATGTGGATTTGGAAAAAGCGGCTGCATACGGCATAAAGGTAATGCGTGTGCCGGGATATTCCCCGGAAGCAGTAGCAGAACATGCCATGGCGCTGGCGCTTACTGCAAACCGCAGAATCCACAAGGCTTATGTAAAAGTAAGAGAAAACGATTTCAGCTTGGGCGGTCTTATGGGCATGAATTTTTACCAGAAGACAGCCGGAATCGTGGGTACCGGAAAAATCGGTGCAGCCATGGCAAAAATCTGCAGAGGCTTTGGTATGAAAGTCATTGCCTATGATGTATACCAGAATCCGGAGTTGGCAGATTTTGTGGAATACGTTACTTTAGATGAATTGCTGGCGTCCAGTGATTTGATTTCCCTTCACTGCCCATTAATGGACAATACTTATCATCTGATTAACAGGGAAACCATTGCAAAAATGAAGGACGGTGTAATTCTGGTGAATACCTCCAGAGGCGGGCTGGTCAAAACCGATGACCTGATTGAGGGGATTCGTGCCAGAAAGTTCTTTGGTGTAGGCTTAGACGTATATGAGGAAGAAACAAAGAATGTGTTTGAGGATCGCTCTGATGAAATTCTGGAGCATTCTACAACAGCCAGACTTTTATCCTTCCCCAACGTTATGATTACTTCTCATCAGGGATTCTTCACAGAAGAGGCGCTGGCAGCTATCTGCAAAACTACCCTGGACAATGCCGTGGCTTTTGAAAAAGGCGAAAGAAACGGAAATGAAGTAGAAGAAAGACAGTAA